The Pantoea eucalypti sequence CTGACGGAGCCTGTGCCGGGGCAGTGGCAACAGCGGAAGGTGCCGCAGCAGGTTGCACAGCCGTGACAGCGTCTGAAACCGGAGCAGGGGCCTGTGCTGGCGCGCTGGCCTGATGTTCTGCGGTAGCCGGTGTCGCCGAAAGTTCCGCCGTGCCAGACTCAGATGCGTCTCCTGCTTCTGAAGCAGGATGAGACACGGGCCTGTGCTGGGCCGAGTGAATGGTGTTTGCCTCGTCTTCCTCTTTTTCAATGTCGATGCTCTGACTGACCGAGCGTTTCATTGAATCCGCCGTTTTACGCAGCTCTTCCATCGACTCTTTCAGCTCAGGTGAGAGCGTGCCGCGGCTCGCTTCTTCCACCTTTTTCAGGCTGTCCTGCAGCTCCTGCAGCTTGAGCTCCTGCGCCAGTTCATGTTGCACATTGGCTGCCAGCGAACGAATCGCCCTGATCCAGCCGACTACGGTTTTCACCGCAACCGGTAAACGTTGCGGGCCGAGTACAATCAGCCCGATAACGAACACTAATACCAGTTCACTAAAACCAATATCGAACACGGTTTACACCTGCTTGTCGTTCTTGGTGTCTTCTTTGGTAGCCGAAGTGTGCTGTTTATCAGCCAGCGTTTTGGCCGCGAAGTCAGCATCCTGCTCTTTCGGTTGATCCTTTTTATCGTCCTCGTCACTCATGGCTTTTTTGAAGCCACGAATCGAAGAACCTAAATCCGAACCCAGATTACGTAATTTGTTGGTACCGAACAGAAGTACAACAATGACGGCAATGATTACCAATTGCCAGATACTGATACCGCCCATGAGATAGCCTCTAATATTCTGTGAAAACGATGAGGTAATGCACCACAGAGTGCCCTTTTCAACCGGGCCTGAGCCAGCGACATTACCTTTTTTTAGACGGACGTGACAATCAGTTTGTCTTACGCCAGCCGATTAACCAGGAGACGATTCCCGCCGCCATTAACACCGCCGGGAAGAAGTCCCAGTCCGGTCGGGTGAGCAGTACAGCCGTTCCGCTTAACAGCAACGTTGCCCCGACGCCAAACAGGTAGCGCGCCTGATGGTGACGAACGCGCTGTGCGTGCATATCACCCACCAATTTATCGACGCTATGCCGTAGCAACTTGTGCTGGCGCAGGCTGTCGTAAAACAGCTCGGGCAGCTCGGGTAACTTTTCAGCCCAGAATGGCGCTTTCTCTTTCACCGCACGGATAATGGCCGGCAGACCGACCTGATCCTTAATCCACTCTTCCAGGAACGGCTTGGCTGTCTTCCACAGATCGAGCTGAGGATAGAGCTGACGGCCAATCCCTTCCACATAAAGCAGCGTTTTTTGCAGCAGGACCAGCTGCGGCTGCACTTCCATGTTAAAGCGGCGTGCTGTGTTAAACAGGTTCAGGAGCACATGTCCGAAGGAGATCTCAGCCAGCGGCTTTTCAAAAATCGGTTCGCAGACCGTACGAATCGCAAACTCGAAATCTTCGACATTGGTATCGGGCGGCACCCAGCCGGAGTCTACATGCAGTTCCGCGACCTTACGGTAATCACGGTTAAAGAAGGCGATAAAGTTTTCCGCCAGATAACGCTTATCTTCTTTGTTCAGTGAACCCACGATACCGCAGTCAATGCCGATATATTGTGGATCTTCCGGATGGTCATAGCTGACAAAGATGTTGCCCGGATGCATATCCGCATGGAAGAAGCTGTCGCGAAAGACCTGGGTGAAAAAGACCTGCACGCCACGTTCAGCCAGCAGCTTCATATTCACGCCATGGCGTTCCAGCGTAGCAACGTCTGAGATGGGAATGCCATAGATACGCTCCATCACCATCATGGTTTCGCTGCAGTAATCTGAATAGACTTCCGGTACGTAGAGCATGCGGCTGTCTTCAAAATTCCGGCGCAGCTGAATGGCGTTGGCTGCTTCACGTAACAGGTTCAGCTCATCAAGCAGGGTTTTCTCATAATCGCGCACCACCTCGACCGGACGCAGACGGCGGCCATCCGGCAGCAGACGCGGAACCCAGCGGGCCAGGCGATAGATCAGCTTCATGTCCGCTTTGATCACCGGCAAAATATCGGGGCGGATCACTTTGATCACCACTTTCTTGCCGGTCGATTTCAGCGTGGCGGTGTGCACCTGTGCAATGGATGCCGACGCCAGTGGCTTGATATCAAAATCATCAAACCAGGTTTCAATCGGCGCGCCCATTGAGGCTTCAATCTGCGCTTTCGCTTTGACGCCATCGAAGGGCGCTACGCGGTCCTGCAGGATCGCGAGTTGATCGGCGATCAGCGGCGGGAAGAGATCCCGACGGGTCGAGAGCATCTGCCCGAACTTGATCCAGACCGGACCCAGTTGCTCCATCGCCATGCGCATACGTGCGCCGATGGGTTCATGCTGATGCAGATTCGGGATCCAGAAAACAGAGCGACGCCACAGGCGAAACAGGAATGTGAGGCGTGTCTGAGGTATCAGTTCATCAAGGCCATAGGTCAGAAACACCTTCATGATCAGATATAAGCGGCGGATCTCTCCAAAACTCATTTTGCCTCCAGCTGCGCCAGACGCGCATCAAGCGCCTCAAGCGAACGTTCCATCGCGTCGACCTCCTCAGAAAACCAGGCTAATTCCAGTGAGCCAGGCGCAACACGCCACTCTTCGGTGATAGCCTGTCCGAGATAATCCTGGCGACGCTGCACTTCGCCTGTGAAAAAGCGGAATGCCTGTTGCGAGCGCTGACTGATGCCCTGTGCGGCGATATCGCCTACCCAGGGAGCCAGATATTCTGCCGGGTCCAGCTCAGCCAGATCCATCAGCGCGGAGAACTGCTGCACTACCTGCAGGTCGCCATCAACCTGCAGCTCACCGCTGCGAATCAGCGGCGTCAGCTGCTGGCGATCGCGCAGCTTCGTCAGCGTTTTCAGCGAGGTGATCACCGTGCAGTCACTGCTATCCTGCCAGTCCGATAACACGTCCAGTTGCTGTTCACTGAAAACCAGCACCAGCGGATAAGAGAACTCAGTCAGGCGCAGCGTCAGCACTTTGCCATTCAGACGTTGCCGCGCCGGTTTCAGGCCGCGATCGCGATAGAGAATACGGTTCAGCGCCGTTTCCAGGCCCGCGGTAATCAAGGGCATCAGGTTCATTACCATCTCACTCAGAACTTAAATCCACGATGCAGCGCGACAATGCCGCCGGTCATATTGGAGTAAGTGGTATTTTCAAAACCGACATCGTTCATCATCGCTTTCAGGGTCTCCTGATCGGGATGCATACGTATCGATTCGGCCAGATAGCGATAGCTCTCTGCATCCTGCGCCACCAGCTGTCCGATACGCGGCAGAATGTGGAATGAGTAAGCATCATACGCCTTGCTCAGCGGATCCAGCACCGGCTTAGAGAACTCCAGAACCAGCAGACGTCCGCCCGGCTTAAGGACACGGAACATCGAGGCCAGCGCTTTCTCTTTTTCCGTGACGTTGCGCAGACCAAAGGAGATGGTGATGCAGTCGAAATAGTTATCGGGGAAAGGCAGAGCTTCTGCGTTGGCCTGTACGTAACTCACATTGCCAACCACACCCTGATTGCGCAGCTTTTCGCGGCCCATCTTCAGCATGGAGCTGTTGATATCGGCCAGGACAACCTGACCGGTTTCGCCCACCAGGCGAGAGAATTTTGCGGTCAAATCGCCCGTACCGCCGGCCAAATCTAACACGCGCTGACCGCGACGTACGCCGCTGCTGTCAATGGTAAAACGCTTCCAGATACGATGGACGCCAAACGACATCAAATCGTTCATCAGGTCATATTTTGCCGCTACGGAGTGAAACACGTCCGCGACTTTGTCAGCTTTTTCGCTTTTGGCGACCGTCTGAAAGCCAAAATGGGTGGTTTCCTGCTGTGATTCATCTGCCATCGGTTTTACCTGCTCCACAAACAATACTTCCCGAAGTGTATCAGAGTCACGGAAGTCAGGCACGCTGCGCCCATACTATTCGTGGAGGCGTCTCACACGCGGCTCACTCTCATCCGCATCCCTGTCGTCATCTGCATCCTCATCCGCCCGGTTTTCCGGCATGGCGCGTTCGGCCAGTTGCGGGTTGATGGGCCGTTTGATCTCCACGCCCAGCGCCCGAAATCCCTCTGTCTGCGCAATCAGGTTGCCGCGCCCCTCTGACAGCTTTTTCATCGCCTCGCGATAGCTGTTTTGCGCCTTATCAAGACTGTGACCAATGCCGGTCATGTCATCGACAAACAGCCGCATCTTGTCATAAAGCCGGGTTGCCCGATCGGCAATACGCTGTGCATTGCGGCTCTGATGCTCATAGCGCCAGAGATTATTAATGGTTCGCAACGCCACCAGCAGTGTGGTGGGGCTGACCAGCATGATGTTCTGCTGCAGTGCCTCGCCAATCAGCTCAGGCTGGCGATCAATGGCCAGCATAAAGGCGGGCTCAACCGGGATAAACATCAACACATAATCCAGCGATCGTAAACCGGGCAACTGTTGATAATCTTTTCGGCCCAGCAGACGGATGTGCGCCCGCATGGCAGCGACATGCTCCTGAATCGCCTGCTCACGTTCAATTTCATCTTCTGCATTGAAGTAGCGCTCATAAGCCACCAGCGTCATCTTGGCATCCACGACGACATCTTTGCCCTGCGGCAGACGCACTATTACATCCGGCTGCATCCTGCCCTGTTGTTCTGACTGAATGCTCACCTGGGTTTCATATTCATAACCTTCACGCAGTCCGGAGGCTTCCAGCACGCGGCCCAATACGACTTCACCCCAGTTACCCTGAATTTTGTTGTCGCCCTTCAGCGCTTTGGTCAGGTTTAATGCCTCCTGCGCCATCTGCGCATTCAGCTGCTGTAACTGCCGGATTTCATGGGTCAGGGTGTGGCGTTCACGCGCCTCTGCGCCAAAGCTCTCATGAACCTGACGACGAAAGCCATCAAGCTGCTCACGCAGCGGGCCAATCAGCCCATCCAGACTCTGGCGGTTTTGTTCATCGACGCGACGGCCGCTGTTTTCGAAAATACGGTTGGCGAGGTTTTCAAACTGGGCGCTGAGGCGTTGTTCGCTGTTGGTCAGCAGGCGCTGTTTCTCTTCAGCTGCGAAGCGGGTCTCTTCCAGGCGGATGGTCACTTCACGCAGTTCTGCTTCCTGCGCGCTGTTAACCTCCAGCTGATTACGCAGTTCACGATTGAGCTGTTCGCTTTCATTGCGCCAGTAATCAAGCTGTTGCAGTCGCTCATTGGCACCGCTTAGTGCGCCGTGAAGCTGACGCAGTTCCTGCTCACGCTGCTGCGTCTGCTGCTGAAGCTGTTCGATTTGCTGCTGCTGGCGCTGTTGCGCCTCTTCCTGCAGACGGCGCTCGGTCTGGAAACTGGCGACCTGATGACCGGCACGTAACTGTGCCAGCATCCAGCCAATCCCTAACCCGGCAAGCGCCAGACAGGCGCTGATGATGATGTGCTGATCCATGATTTCCCCGCGACTCAGGCTGCTGAGGGAAAAGGTAGAGTCGCACTGTATGAATGTCCAGACAATTTTAGCCAGACTCAGCGGCTTACAGAGCCGCCACCGTCAGCTTTCCAGCCTGCCACGCATCAATCAGGAAAAACGGCATCGGCAGCAGCCATTCACCGTTTTTGACCTGCGCCAGATAGTGCCAGGTTGTCTCGCCGGAGGTGATCGCGACGCGCTGCCGGTTACCGTCAGCGGCGCTGGTTTTACCGGTCATACTGGCAAATCCCGCATTACTACCAACGTGAAAATGCGGCGTATTCCAGCGCACAGGCGTATGGTCAGGCCACGGCTGGGCCTGATGGAAATGAAACAACTCATCATGGCTCAGGAGGCTTTCGCGCACAGTTGGCCACAGCGCTACCTTGAGGAAATACTGGTCGGTGAAGCGTTCACTACCCTGATACTGCGCGATGAAATCACGCATCGCCTGTTCCACACCCCGGAAGACGCCGTGACAGCCGCCCCACATCCCTGCCAGCAGCAGTTCGGTATGAGAGAAGTAGTCACGCATATGGTGGAACCAGTAAGGCGACGCCAGCCAGGCATTAACCGCCGCCGCTTCGCGCTCCGAGAGCAACGAGTCGGCATCGCGCACGATAAAGCGCTTCACCGCGGGATCGTCGAGCACCAGAAAACGCCACAGGGTTGGATACAAAGTTTTTTCATGAGACATATCGACCAGCTGGACGTGCGACTGGTCAAGGCGCTGCCAGACATGCTGCGGCACGCTGTCATCAAGATAGATGCGACAGACCCAGCCGGGATAAAACTCAGGCGCGACTTCAACGTTTTTGATTAAGGTTTCGCAGTAACGTGGCTGATCGCCATACAGGCAGAAAGCAATGACATTCTGCTGCGGCTGACGGAGATCAACAGGCTCAGGTTGCGGAGCGGGAAAGGCCATGCACTGCCCCTGACTGAAACGTGCATCAGAACGCATCAGCGACGCCAGACCGTAACGTGCGACTTCGTCCTTTTTATCCAGCCAGCCACACACTTCGGTCAGGCCATCCAGCCAGGTTTCAGAAGCTGTAGCCTGCACAGCGGGCGGTGACTGATAAATCTTCTGATAGATTTTGTACGCTTTATTGTACTGACCCAGACGCAGCAGACAAAGGGCGTAGTCGCTCAGCACCTGCATCTGGTTGGGCATTAAGCGCAGCACCTCTTCGCAGCACTGGGCTGCCAGCGCATAGTCGCCCTGTTGCATGGCGGCACGGAAACGTTCGGCACTGCGTTCCAGGCGGGCATTGAGTGCGGCAGGATTCGCGCCGGGGAGAGGACGTCGGACAGGAATGGTGTTGCGCATAAACACTCTCAGGTTTCACTGACGTTACGCGCCATTAACGACCGGCAGCAGGTTTTGAGTCTGGACAAAAACCTGCTGCCTGACGCGGCCTACAGCAAGCGACGCGCCGCTTCGACCACAATCTTCACTGCGTCACTTTCTGTCTGTTTCATGGTGACCGCATCAGGGATCTCTTTCTGCGTGCGGTTCACAATCACGCCCGCCACCATGCCGGCTCGCAGACCCTGGCTGGCGCACATGGTTAACAGTGTAGCGGATTCCATCTCATAGTTAAGTACACCCATCTCCTGCCACTCTTTCATCGAACCTTTAAAGCGGCTGACGACGCGGCCTGAAACAGTGTCGTAACGCTCCTGGCCCGGATAGAAGGTGTCAGATGAGGCGGTGATACCGATATGGGTCTTCGCGCCACAGGCTTCTGCGGCAGCAACCAGTGCGGTGGTACAGGCAAAATCTGCCACTGCCGGGAACTCCATCGGCGCAAAATGCAGGCTGGCCCCGTCCAGACGAACCGATGCGGTGGTCACCAGTACATCGCCAACATTGATATGTGGCTGGATCGCGCCAGTGGTCCCGACACGCAGGAAGGTGCGCACGCCGAGCTGTGCCAGCTCTTCCACCGCAATCGACGTTGAAGGACCGCCAATACCGGTTGAGCAGACCACAACGGGTTTACCATCAATTTTTGCCAGCCATGAAGTAAATTCACGGTGTGAGGCGAGATGCGTGGCATCTTCCATCAGTCCGGCAATTTTCTTCACACGCTCCGGATCGCCCGGCACAATCGCCAGGGTGGCGCCCTGCAGATCGGCTTTAGTCAGGCCAAGATGGAAAACGTCAGACTGTGTCATTTTTCAGACTCCTGTTAAGGGAAGGTATCGCGCCACTCTACGCCAGCACGCCCGATAAATATGTGACAGCATTCACTTAAGAAAATGAAAGTTACATTTCCAGCCAGATGAAATGTGATTGATATCACACAATAACATCTTCCTGGTCCCGATAGCTCTTCGCGAGGCTGTGTCCGGGTCAGCGCAATGTTAAAGAGGAGGATGATTTTATTCGCTGCTGATTCTGTTACCCGACACCTGGCGCATATGCTTTGTCGCCAGGCTATAGTTACGTGATTGCGCAAATGCTTGCACGGAGAGAATAATGAAACCCAGTGATAATATGGCACAAAAACCGGCGACGGGCGGCTTTGCCCCTGCCGTGCAGCCCACCGCCTCTACGACCATCATTACCGAAAGCCCGGCCATTCACGCAGGTGAAACCTCGGTTCCCAGCCAGGGCGAAAACATGCCGGCATTTTTTGCAAAGCCTCACTCAGCGGAAGGCCCGTTGCCTGTTGTCCTGGTGGTGCAGGAAATCTTTGGTGTGCATGAACACATCCGGGATATCTGCCGTCGTCTTGCGCTGGAAGGCTATCTGGCGATCGCTCCCGAGCTCTATTTCCGCGAGGGCGATCCTTCTGAATACAATGATATCCCGACGCTATTCAGCGAGCTGGTCAGTAAAGTCCCTGACACTCAGGTGCTGGCTGACCTCGATCATGCCGCTAACTGGGCGGCGCGTAATGGCGGTGATATCCGTCGCATGGGCATCACCGGTTTTTGCTGGGGTGGCCGCATCAGCTGGCTCTACGCCGCGCATAACCCACAGCTGCGCGCCGCGGTTGCCTGGTACGGGCGACTGACCGGTGAGTGTACGCTGAAGCAGCAGAAGCATCCTATTGATATTGCGGTCGACCTGAGTGCCCCGGTGTTAGGTTTGTATGGTGGTCAGGATGACGGCATTCCACTGGAGAGCGTCGAGCAGATGCGTCAGGCGTTGCATGCCGCTAATGCAACCGCCGAGATCATCGTCTATCCCGAAGCGGGACATGCGTTTAATGCTGATTACCGTCCGAGCTACCATGCTGAATCAGCGAATGATGGCTGGCAACGCATGCTGGCCTGGTTCAGGCAGTATGGCGTGGCATCAAAATAAATGAAAAAGGGGCGCTTCTGCGCCCCTGATTTTACCCACCGGCCCCATTCCTACGCCGTCTCACCACGCAGTTTCTTCGCCGCCGTCACCATATTCGCCAGCGCCTGACGCGTCTCCGTCCAGCCACGCGTCTTAAGACCGCAGTCCGGGTTTACCCAAAGACGTGTTTCCGGAATCCGTTTCGCCGCCTTCAGCAACAGTGCTTCTATCCACTCCACGCTGGGAACATTGGGGGAGTGAATATCATAGACGCCGGGCCCGATTTCATTCGGATACTCGAAATCTTCAAACGACTCCAGCAGGTCCATGTCAGAACGCGAAGTTTCGATCGTGATGACATCCGCATCCAGGGCTGCGATGGCGTCCATAATGTCGTTAAACTCGCAGTAACACATATGCGTGT is a genomic window containing:
- the tatB gene encoding Sec-independent protein translocase protein TatB — protein: MFDIGFSELVLVFVIGLIVLGPQRLPVAVKTVVGWIRAIRSLAANVQHELAQELKLQELQDSLKKVEEASRGTLSPELKESMEELRKTADSMKRSVSQSIDIEKEEDEANTIHSAQHRPVSHPASEAGDASESGTAELSATPATAEHQASAPAQAPAPVSDAVTAVQPAAAPSAVATAPAQAPSAVSSAPAVQSSAAPAAVASAPAQAPAVEAARPANTARHSAPPSSASDER
- the tatA gene encoding twin-arginine translocase TatA/TatE family subunit, with the translated sequence MGGISIWQLVIIAVIVVLLFGTNKLRNLGSDLGSSIRGFKKAMSDEDDKKDQPKEQDADFAAKTLADKQHTSATKEDTKNDKQV
- the ubiB gene encoding ubiquinone biosynthesis regulatory protein kinase UbiB — protein: MSFGEIRRLYLIMKVFLTYGLDELIPQTRLTFLFRLWRRSVFWIPNLHQHEPIGARMRMAMEQLGPVWIKFGQMLSTRRDLFPPLIADQLAILQDRVAPFDGVKAKAQIEASMGAPIETWFDDFDIKPLASASIAQVHTATLKSTGKKVVIKVIRPDILPVIKADMKLIYRLARWVPRLLPDGRRLRPVEVVRDYEKTLLDELNLLREAANAIQLRRNFEDSRMLYVPEVYSDYCSETMMVMERIYGIPISDVATLERHGVNMKLLAERGVQVFFTQVFRDSFFHADMHPGNIFVSYDHPEDPQYIGIDCGIVGSLNKEDKRYLAENFIAFFNRDYRKVAELHVDSGWVPPDTNVEDFEFAIRTVCEPIFEKPLAEISFGHVLLNLFNTARRFNMEVQPQLVLLQKTLLYVEGIGRQLYPQLDLWKTAKPFLEEWIKDQVGLPAIIRAVKEKAPFWAEKLPELPELFYDSLRQHKLLRHSVDKLVGDMHAQRVRHHQARYLFGVGATLLLSGTAVLLTRPDWDFFPAVLMAAGIVSWLIGWRKTN
- the ubiJ gene encoding ubiquinone biosynthesis protein UbiJ, giving the protein MNLMPLITAGLETALNRILYRDRGLKPARQRLNGKVLTLRLTEFSYPLVLVFSEQQLDVLSDWQDSSDCTVITSLKTLTKLRDRQQLTPLIRSGELQVDGDLQVVQQFSALMDLAELDPAEYLAPWVGDIAAQGISQRSQQAFRFFTGEVQRRQDYLGQAITEEWRVAPGSLELAWFSEEVDAMERSLEALDARLAQLEAK
- the ubiE gene encoding bifunctional demethylmenaquinone methyltransferase/2-methoxy-6-polyprenyl-1,4-benzoquinol methylase UbiE, which encodes MADESQQETTHFGFQTVAKSEKADKVADVFHSVAAKYDLMNDLMSFGVHRIWKRFTIDSSGVRRGQRVLDLAGGTGDLTAKFSRLVGETGQVVLADINSSMLKMGREKLRNQGVVGNVSYVQANAEALPFPDNYFDCITISFGLRNVTEKEKALASMFRVLKPGGRLLVLEFSKPVLDPLSKAYDAYSFHILPRIGQLVAQDAESYRYLAESIRMHPDQETLKAMMNDVGFENTTYSNMTGGIVALHRGFKF
- the rmuC gene encoding DNA recombination protein RmuC, which encodes MDQHIIISACLALAGLGIGWMLAQLRAGHQVASFQTERRLQEEAQQRQQQQIEQLQQQTQQREQELRQLHGALSGANERLQQLDYWRNESEQLNRELRNQLEVNSAQEAELREVTIRLEETRFAAEEKQRLLTNSEQRLSAQFENLANRIFENSGRRVDEQNRQSLDGLIGPLREQLDGFRRQVHESFGAEARERHTLTHEIRQLQQLNAQMAQEALNLTKALKGDNKIQGNWGEVVLGRVLEASGLREGYEYETQVSIQSEQQGRMQPDVIVRLPQGKDVVVDAKMTLVAYERYFNAEDEIEREQAIQEHVAAMRAHIRLLGRKDYQQLPGLRSLDYVLMFIPVEPAFMLAIDRQPELIGEALQQNIMLVSPTTLLVALRTINNLWRYEHQSRNAQRIADRATRLYDKMRLFVDDMTGIGHSLDKAQNSYREAMKKLSEGRGNLIAQTEGFRALGVEIKRPINPQLAERAMPENRADEDADDDRDADESEPRVRRLHE
- a CDS encoding tetratricopeptide repeat protein codes for the protein MRNTIPVRRPLPGANPAALNARLERSAERFRAAMQQGDYALAAQCCEEVLRLMPNQMQVLSDYALCLLRLGQYNKAYKIYQKIYQSPPAVQATASETWLDGLTEVCGWLDKKDEVARYGLASLMRSDARFSQGQCMAFPAPQPEPVDLRQPQQNVIAFCLYGDQPRYCETLIKNVEVAPEFYPGWVCRIYLDDSVPQHVWQRLDQSHVQLVDMSHEKTLYPTLWRFLVLDDPAVKRFIVRDADSLLSEREAAAVNAWLASPYWFHHMRDYFSHTELLLAGMWGGCHGVFRGVEQAMRDFIAQYQGSERFTDQYFLKVALWPTVRESLLSHDELFHFHQAQPWPDHTPVRWNTPHFHVGSNAGFASMTGKTSAADGNRQRVAITSGETTWHYLAQVKNGEWLLPMPFFLIDAWQAGKLTVAAL
- the udp gene encoding uridine phosphorylase, with the protein product MTQSDVFHLGLTKADLQGATLAIVPGDPERVKKIAGLMEDATHLASHREFTSWLAKIDGKPVVVCSTGIGGPSTSIAVEELAQLGVRTFLRVGTTGAIQPHINVGDVLVTTASVRLDGASLHFAPMEFPAVADFACTTALVAAAEACGAKTHIGITASSDTFYPGQERYDTVSGRVVSRFKGSMKEWQEMGVLNYEMESATLLTMCASQGLRAGMVAGVIVNRTQKEIPDAVTMKQTESDAVKIVVEAARRLL
- a CDS encoding dienelactone hydrolase family protein, with amino-acid sequence MKPSDNMAQKPATGGFAPAVQPTASTTIITESPAIHAGETSVPSQGENMPAFFAKPHSAEGPLPVVLVVQEIFGVHEHIRDICRRLALEGYLAIAPELYFREGDPSEYNDIPTLFSELVSKVPDTQVLADLDHAANWAARNGGDIRRMGITGFCWGGRISWLYAAHNPQLRAAVAWYGRLTGECTLKQQKHPIDIAVDLSAPVLGLYGGQDDGIPLESVEQMRQALHAANATAEIIVYPEAGHAFNADYRPSYHAESANDGWQRMLAWFRQYGVASK